From the genome of Amycolatopsis sp. NBC_01488, one region includes:
- a CDS encoding RNA polymerase subunit sigma-70, protein MTDVTSPPGRRKPVDDDELAAGLAGDEAAFAALVERHRAELHLHCYRFMAATQDAEDLVQETFLRAWTKRASFQGRSTFRAWLYGIATNACLDALRRRPRRVTPPEVAGPADPLARPGPATDLPWLEPYPDLLLENVVAAGVDPEAMLVRREATELAFLAAIQHLPPRQRAVLILRDVVEWSAKETATALDMTVVSVNSALQRARETLRRRWVRDDTDHRALARLGEVEKSLLAGMVDAWDRTDIDAVAALLGADARLVMPPTTSWYDGRESVTTFLASHAFTPGMAGGMRALATAANRQPALGVYIRDEQARFRAFALLVLTVEDDAVSEMTLFHLPRLFPLCGLPAEL, encoded by the coding sequence GTGACCGATGTGACGAGCCCGCCGGGACGGCGGAAACCGGTGGACGACGACGAGCTCGCGGCCGGGCTGGCGGGGGACGAGGCCGCCTTCGCCGCGCTCGTCGAACGCCACCGCGCGGAGCTGCACCTGCACTGCTACCGGTTCATGGCGGCGACGCAGGACGCGGAGGACCTGGTCCAGGAGACGTTTCTGCGCGCGTGGACGAAACGGGCGAGCTTTCAGGGCCGGTCCACCTTCCGCGCGTGGCTCTACGGCATCGCGACGAACGCGTGCCTCGACGCCCTCCGCCGGCGTCCGCGGCGGGTGACCCCGCCGGAGGTGGCCGGCCCGGCCGATCCGCTGGCCCGGCCGGGGCCCGCGACGGACCTGCCGTGGCTGGAGCCCTACCCGGACCTGCTGCTGGAGAACGTCGTCGCCGCGGGGGTGGATCCCGAGGCGATGCTGGTCCGCCGGGAGGCGACCGAGCTGGCGTTCCTGGCCGCGATCCAGCACCTGCCCCCACGGCAGCGCGCAGTACTCATCCTGCGTGATGTCGTCGAGTGGTCCGCGAAGGAGACGGCGACCGCGTTGGACATGACGGTGGTGTCGGTCAACAGCGCGTTGCAGCGCGCCCGGGAGACGCTCAGGAGGCGCTGGGTGCGCGACGACACCGATCACCGGGCGCTTGCGCGCCTGGGCGAGGTCGAGAAGTCCCTGCTGGCGGGCATGGTCGACGCGTGGGACCGGACCGACATCGACGCGGTGGCCGCCCTGCTCGGGGCGGACGCGCGCCTGGTGATGCCGCCGACGACCTCGTGGTACGACGGGCGGGAGTCGGTCACGACGTTCCTCGCCTCGCACGCCTTCACCCCCGGCATGGCCGGCGGCATGCGCGCGCTGGCGACGGCCGCGAACCGGCAGCCCGCACTCGGTGTCTACATCCGGGACGAGCAGGCCCGCTTCCGGGCGTTCGCGCTGCTCGTGCTGACCGTCGAGGACGACGCGGTCAGCGAGATGACCCTCTTCCACCTGCCGCGGCTGTTCCCCCTGTGCGGGTTGCCCGCCGAGCTCTGA
- a CDS encoding tautomerase family protein: MPQFFVEAPAGIRPEAKQTMMRDITAAIDEAYRIPDVRIWLREYPADNVAQDGRAGAEPIRPLCFLEAPELHSVDARRTLSNKIHAAVHEAYDGLANTAETLILMNFYPLENAGFAGRMQSDNPQIVAAVTQLNA, encoded by the coding sequence ATGCCGCAGTTCTTCGTCGAAGCACCCGCCGGTATCCGGCCCGAGGCCAAGCAGACGATGATGCGGGACATCACCGCGGCGATCGACGAGGCGTACCGGATTCCCGACGTGCGCATCTGGCTGCGCGAGTACCCCGCGGACAACGTCGCCCAGGACGGCCGCGCCGGAGCCGAGCCGATCCGGCCCCTCTGCTTCCTCGAGGCCCCGGAGCTGCACAGCGTCGACGCCCGCCGCACCCTGTCGAACAAGATCCACGCCGCCGTCCACGAGGCCTACGACGGGCTGGCCAACACCGCCGAGACCCTGATCCTGATGAACTTCTACCCCCTGGAGAACGCCGGATTCGCCGGTCGCATGCAGTCCGACAACCCGCAGATCGTCGCCGCGGTCACCCAGCTCAACGCCTGA
- a CDS encoding AraC family transcriptional regulator, with translation MTAARASKAIEEGFGGRALRHQRQLAILSGSEPITKAALLAVRRDHAAEDCSAQPGSPWILVVVVLRNPAHLHETTLLPLPGLVGFGLCGASMMTMPLDELRALLARHARPDLSTDIDAVRIFRVDRPTPPTPTTYRKVLALVAQGTKRFALGDRVYEHRAGEYVIASVDLPVTAQFLRAGPEEPALGFGLDLRPTAVAEVMLAADAGELPELAPDAPAGLAVSTASAELLDAVVRLLRLLDHPRDIPVLAPLIKQEIIWRLITGEQSAILRQFGLPDSNLSHIARVVQWIRDNYALPFRVEEVAQRAGMSVSAFHRNFQAVTSMSPIQYQKQIRLQRARLLLAANPGDIAGISRQVGYESPAQFSREYRRQFGDPPRRDAVRRATNVRTGASGTRRDG, from the coding sequence GTGACGGCGGCGCGGGCGTCGAAGGCCATCGAGGAAGGCTTTGGCGGACGGGCGCTACGCCACCAGCGCCAGCTGGCCATCCTCTCCGGATCCGAGCCGATCACAAAGGCTGCGCTGCTGGCCGTACGCAGGGACCACGCCGCCGAAGACTGCTCCGCCCAGCCGGGAAGCCCGTGGATCCTGGTTGTGGTGGTCCTGCGAAATCCAGCCCATCTCCATGAGACCACGCTTCTGCCGCTCCCCGGGTTAGTGGGCTTCGGGCTGTGCGGTGCTTCAATGATGACCATGCCGCTCGACGAGTTGCGTGCCTTGCTGGCCCGGCACGCTCGGCCCGATCTGAGCACGGACATCGATGCCGTGCGCATCTTCCGTGTCGATCGGCCCACCCCACCGACGCCGACTACCTACAGAAAGGTGCTGGCCCTCGTCGCCCAGGGCACCAAACGGTTCGCGCTGGGCGACCGCGTGTACGAGCACCGCGCCGGGGAGTACGTCATCGCCTCGGTCGACCTGCCGGTGACCGCGCAATTCCTCCGAGCCGGCCCGGAGGAACCCGCGCTCGGCTTCGGCCTGGACCTGCGGCCGACCGCCGTCGCCGAGGTGATGCTGGCCGCGGACGCCGGGGAACTGCCGGAACTCGCCCCCGACGCGCCGGCCGGTTTGGCCGTCAGCACCGCCTCCGCCGAACTGCTCGATGCCGTCGTCCGTCTCCTGCGGCTGCTCGACCACCCCCGCGACATCCCCGTGCTCGCGCCCCTGATCAAGCAAGAGATCATCTGGCGGCTGATCACCGGTGAGCAGAGCGCCATTCTGCGTCAGTTCGGTCTACCCGACAGCAATCTCAGCCACATCGCCAGGGTCGTCCAGTGGATCCGCGACAACTACGCGCTGCCCTTCCGCGTCGAGGAGGTGGCGCAGCGGGCGGGCATGAGCGTCTCCGCGTTCCACCGCAACTTCCAGGCCGTCACCTCGATGAGCCCGATCCAGTACCAGAAGCAGATCCGCCTGCAGCGCGCCAGGCTGCTGCTCGCCGCGAATCCCGGCGACATCGCCGGCATCAGCCGTCAGGTCGGTTACGAGAGCCCCGCCCAGTTCAGCCGCGAGTACCGCCGCCAGTTCGGTGACCCGCCGCGCCGAGACGCGGTCCGCCGGGCCACGAACGTCCGGACCGGCGCATCCGGCACTCGTCGCGACGGTTGA
- a CDS encoding xanthine dehydrogenase family protein molybdopterin-binding subunit has protein sequence MSPSSTPGAVGAPRPRAEGRLKVTGAVHYAADMPMPDLAHGWMVTGTVSRGRIRNIDASTALGMPGVLGVLDHRNAPRLNPKAGNYFGPDGSLRLLQDEAIPYAGWPLALVVAETPEQARAAAAALRVTCDIEPHDLDLRPEHPAARPASTAFGPEADIGDLSAELAASAVVVEERYRTPEESHCAMEPHAAAVWWDSGHVYAVDSNQGAFSVSEVLAALWSLDRERVHVRSEHVGGGFGGKGACGPQVVLASMASRRFGRPVRITMTRAQVFETTSSRPRTDQLMTVGADADGRLRAIHHRAAYALSPLSEYIEWCTEQAKILYSAPAIRTQLTAVPLDILPPASMRGPGATPGSFALESAIDEVAERLDMDPLELRLRNQPKVTPVSGKPFSTRRLVSCMREGARRFGWAARDRHPRRRREGPLLIGSGMATTSFSAGVFPSKASITAETDGTFTVSVGASDIGTGARTALTAVAADALAVSTERIRIRIGDSDLGMAWGAGGSRGTTSWSFAITEAAKELQKNLDDPVRPITATVDTTTRIDFQPDTERQTYSAVFAEVTVDPATGEVRVRRLLGMFAVGRVINPLLARSQVVGGMIMGLAMALHEESVRDPRTGRLANGDFAGYHIAAHADVPDIEADFVPDYEPQDPSGFNGLGEIGTAGTAAAIANAVWHATGTRQRVLPIRLDRVLEQATVVADELRAG, from the coding sequence ATGAGCCCCAGCTCCACTCCCGGCGCCGTCGGCGCGCCACGCCCCCGGGCCGAGGGCCGGCTCAAGGTCACCGGCGCTGTCCACTACGCCGCGGACATGCCGATGCCGGACCTGGCCCACGGCTGGATGGTGACCGGCACCGTCTCCCGAGGCCGGATCCGCAACATCGACGCGTCAACCGCGCTCGGTATGCCGGGCGTGCTGGGGGTACTCGACCACCGCAACGCACCCCGGCTCAATCCCAAGGCCGGCAACTACTTCGGCCCGGACGGCAGCCTCCGGCTACTGCAGGACGAGGCGATTCCATACGCGGGCTGGCCCCTCGCGCTGGTGGTGGCGGAAACGCCCGAGCAGGCCAGAGCGGCGGCAGCGGCGCTGCGGGTGACCTGTGACATCGAACCGCACGATCTGGACCTGCGTCCGGAACACCCGGCCGCGCGGCCGGCGTCGACCGCCTTCGGCCCGGAGGCGGACATCGGCGACCTGAGTGCGGAGCTGGCGGCGTCCGCGGTTGTGGTCGAGGAGCGGTACCGCACTCCCGAGGAGAGCCACTGCGCCATGGAGCCGCACGCCGCGGCCGTGTGGTGGGACTCCGGCCACGTGTACGCCGTGGACTCCAACCAGGGAGCGTTCAGCGTGTCCGAGGTCCTGGCCGCGTTGTGGTCCCTCGACCGGGAGCGGGTGCACGTTCGTTCCGAGCACGTCGGCGGTGGTTTCGGCGGCAAGGGCGCCTGCGGCCCGCAGGTGGTGCTCGCGTCGATGGCCAGCCGGCGGTTCGGACGTCCGGTGCGGATCACCATGACCCGGGCGCAGGTTTTCGAGACGACCTCGTCGCGGCCTCGAACGGACCAGTTGATGACCGTCGGCGCGGACGCCGACGGCCGCTTGCGAGCCATCCACCACCGGGCGGCCTACGCCCTCTCGCCGCTTTCGGAGTACATCGAGTGGTGCACCGAGCAGGCCAAGATCCTGTACTCGGCGCCGGCGATCCGCACGCAACTCACCGCCGTGCCCCTCGACATCCTGCCGCCCGCCTCGATGCGCGGGCCCGGCGCGACACCCGGCTCGTTCGCCCTGGAGTCGGCGATCGACGAGGTCGCCGAGCGGCTGGACATGGACCCGCTGGAACTGCGCCTGCGCAACCAGCCCAAGGTCACGCCCGTCTCGGGAAAGCCCTTCAGCACCCGCCGCCTGGTCTCCTGCATGCGGGAGGGCGCGCGCCGGTTCGGCTGGGCGGCGCGCGACCGGCATCCCCGCCGCCGGCGCGAGGGCCCGCTGCTGATCGGCAGCGGCATGGCCACCACGTCGTTCAGCGCCGGGGTGTTCCCGTCGAAGGCATCGATCACCGCGGAGACGGACGGAACGTTCACGGTGTCGGTCGGGGCGAGCGACATCGGCACGGGCGCCCGTACCGCGCTGACCGCGGTCGCCGCCGACGCGCTGGCAGTCAGCACCGAGCGGATCCGCATCCGGATCGGCGACAGCGATCTCGGGATGGCGTGGGGTGCGGGCGGTTCACGCGGCACGACGTCCTGGTCCTTCGCCATCACCGAGGCCGCGAAGGAACTGCAAAAGAACCTAGACGATCCCGTCCGGCCGATCACCGCGACGGTCGACACCACCACGAGGATCGATTTCCAGCCGGACACGGAACGCCAGACCTACAGCGCCGTCTTCGCGGAGGTCACCGTCGACCCGGCCACCGGCGAGGTACGGGTACGCCGGCTGCTCGGCATGTTCGCCGTGGGCCGGGTGATCAATCCTCTGCTGGCACGCAGCCAGGTGGTCGGCGGGATGATCATGGGGCTGGCCATGGCCCTGCACGAGGAGAGCGTGCGAGACCCCCGCACCGGCCGGCTGGCGAACGGCGACTTCGCCGGCTACCACATCGCCGCGCATGCCGACGTACCCGACATCGAGGCCGACTTCGTGCCGGACTACGAACCCCAGGACCCGTCGGGGTTCAACGGCCTCGGCGAGATCGGCACGGCAGGCACCGCAGCGGCGATCGCCAACGCTGTGTGGCACGCCACCGGCACGCGCCAGCGGGTCCTGCCGATCCGCCTCGACCGCGTGCTGGAGCAGGCCACTGTCGTCGCAGACGAACTTCGTGCTGGGTGA
- a CDS encoding FAD binding domain-containing protein — MSAAQVRDALTAVADDAGARYLGGGTNLVDLMKCGVEEPTRLVDVRQLPLDGVRDTPDGGLVVGATTTNSDVAAHPEVRRRFPALTQAVLAGASGQLRNMATVGGNLVQRTRCGYFADLSQPCNKRVPGSGCAAIGGVHHNHAVLGHSEHCVATHPSDMAVALAALDAIVRYETLDGAGEIPLSRFYRPVGDRPDRETALPPGALITAVVLPGSAAGLPSRYRKVRERASYAFATVSVAAVLDIRDGVVRDVRIALGGVASRPWRASSAESLLRGAQPTADRLRTCAEEAVSGADPLRDNGYKVTLARNLVEAALGELSGTEKNR, encoded by the coding sequence ATCAGCGCGGCACAGGTCCGCGACGCGCTCACCGCGGTCGCCGACGATGCCGGCGCCCGGTACCTGGGTGGGGGCACGAATCTCGTCGACCTGATGAAGTGCGGAGTCGAGGAGCCGACCCGGCTGGTGGACGTACGACAGCTCCCGCTCGACGGTGTTCGCGACACACCGGACGGCGGGCTGGTCGTCGGTGCGACCACGACGAACAGCGACGTGGCTGCGCATCCCGAGGTGCGCCGCCGGTTCCCGGCGCTGACCCAGGCCGTCTTGGCGGGGGCGTCCGGCCAGCTGCGGAACATGGCCACGGTGGGGGGCAACCTGGTGCAGCGGACCCGTTGCGGTTACTTCGCCGACCTCTCCCAGCCGTGCAACAAGCGGGTGCCCGGCAGTGGGTGTGCCGCGATCGGGGGAGTGCACCACAACCACGCGGTACTCGGTCACTCCGAGCACTGCGTGGCGACCCATCCCTCGGACATGGCGGTGGCGCTCGCCGCGTTGGACGCGATCGTGCGCTACGAGACGCTCGACGGCGCCGGTGAGATCCCGTTGTCACGGTTCTACCGGCCGGTCGGTGACCGGCCGGACCGCGAGACCGCGTTGCCACCCGGCGCGCTGATCACCGCCGTCGTCCTGCCGGGGTCCGCGGCGGGCCTGCCGTCGCGTTACCGCAAGGTCCGCGAGCGCGCGTCGTACGCCTTCGCGACCGTTTCCGTCGCCGCCGTGCTCGACATCCGCGACGGCGTGGTGCGCGACGTACGTATCGCGTTGGGCGGTGTGGCGTCGCGTCCCTGGCGAGCCAGTTCCGCCGAGTCTCTGCTCCGCGGTGCCCAACCCACCGCCGACCGGCTCCGGACCTGCGCCGAGGAGGCGGTGAGCGGAGCCGATCCGTTGCGCGACAACGGATACAAGGTGACATTGGCGCGGAACCTGGTCGAGGCCGCGCTCGGTGAACTCAGTGGAACGGAGAAGAACCGATGA
- a CDS encoding transposase, which yields MPERRRKFSPEFRDEAVKMVIEGNRPIAQVARERGSTRARSGTGSRSIGRRTRWKRSHCRCPIVPAAGGSRRGNALAIFASSPRATSDSAEVDVSP from the coding sequence ATGCCAGAACGGCGTCGGAAGTTTTCTCCCGAGTTTCGGGATGAAGCGGTCAAGATGGTGATCGAGGGGAATCGTCCGATCGCGCAGGTCGCTCGGGAACGGGGATCAACCCGGGCACGCTCGGGAACTGGGTCGCGCAGTATCGGAAGACGCACCCGGTGGAAGAGGAGCCATTGTCGGTGTCCGATCGTGCCCGCCGCAGGAGGAAGCCGCCGCGGGAACGCGCTGGCCATCTTCGCGAGTTCACCTCGAGCGACCTCGGATTCCGCGGAAGTCGACGTGTCGCCTTAA
- a CDS encoding 2Fe-2S iron-sulfur cluster-binding protein gives MRYGVAGVELFGRHDEPARISEFLDGVRQGGGVRLIRGEPGVGKSSLMTAAAELALSRGMRALRASGTAAVRLLLPAAPRSRHDRTHCCQPERTAMTDHTRSDISLRVNEITHRLSVDNRRTLLDALREDLALTGPKKGCDHGQCGACTVLCDGRRVVSCLTLAVAADTTSVTTVEGLATEGELRPIQEAFLRLDGFQCGFCTPGQICSAVGMLAEHAAGWPSAVTAGDAPDRAPELDEAEVRERMSGNLCRCGAYPPIVRAVLETAVRDGGAV, from the coding sequence GTGAGGTATGGGGTGGCCGGTGTCGAACTGTTCGGGCGTCACGATGAGCCGGCACGGATTTCCGAGTTCCTCGACGGTGTGCGACAGGGCGGCGGGGTCCGGCTGATCCGCGGCGAACCGGGTGTCGGCAAGTCCTCCCTCATGACGGCCGCGGCGGAACTCGCCCTGTCCCGCGGGATGCGCGCGCTGCGGGCGTCCGGTACCGCCGCCGTTCGTCTACTTCTGCCGGCGGCCCCGCGATCCCGGCACGACCGCACGCACTGTTGTCAGCCTGAGAGGACGGCGATGACCGATCACACCCGCAGCGACATATCGCTGCGAGTCAACGAGATCACCCACCGGCTGTCCGTGGACAACCGCAGGACCCTGCTCGACGCGTTACGGGAGGACCTCGCCCTCACCGGGCCGAAGAAGGGGTGCGACCACGGGCAATGCGGCGCCTGCACGGTGTTGTGCGACGGCCGGCGGGTGGTCTCCTGCCTGACCCTCGCAGTCGCCGCCGACACCACCTCGGTCACGACCGTCGAGGGACTGGCCACCGAGGGCGAGCTGCGGCCGATCCAGGAGGCGTTCCTGCGCCTGGACGGCTTCCAGTGCGGTTTCTGCACCCCGGGACAGATCTGCTCGGCGGTCGGGATGCTCGCCGAACACGCCGCGGGCTGGCCCAGCGCCGTCACCGCCGGCGACGCACCGGACCGGGCGCCGGAACTGGACGAGGCAGAGGTGCGCGAGCGGATGAGCGGCAACCTGTGCCGCTGCGGGGCGTACCCGCCGATCGTGCGCGCGGTGCTCGAGACCGCGGTACGCGACGGAGGTGCGGTGTGA
- a CDS encoding Hint domain-containing protein has product MARLGGEAVVGAIAGIEGSVGAGGAVAAGAGAGALGDYSGSLVAAKIAAEAVGGDSAAAACVGKNSFTGDTPVLMADGTSKPIAEVKVGDEVRNSEPDDSFVEHHVVAALHITEDDHDFVDVTVGTSSGPRAIATTAHHRFWDETTRTWTDAADLRVGDHLSTPGGGQIAVQSLRRYAAVNRTYNLTIEDLHTYYVIVGETAVLVHNAGLCDWRSEFDNLAAGKQGHVRTVGDAQELRGMFDGWTAGAQRLPSRGAKIPDVYRLDDGTVMQWRTASQSGDETVDIFPPGSKGLKVHIGDE; this is encoded by the coding sequence GTGGCGCGCCTCGGCGGCGAGGCTGTCGTCGGAGCGATTGCTGGAATCGAAGGCTCGGTCGGGGCCGGTGGCGCCGTCGCAGCCGGTGCCGGCGCGGGTGCGTTGGGGGACTACAGCGGTTCTCTCGTCGCGGCGAAGATCGCCGCGGAAGCAGTCGGCGGTGACAGCGCGGCAGCGGCGTGCGTTGGAAAGAACAGCTTCACTGGCGACACGCCGGTGCTCATGGCCGATGGAACCAGCAAGCCGATCGCCGAGGTCAAGGTCGGCGACGAGGTCAGGAACTCCGAACCGGACGATAGCTTCGTCGAGCACCACGTGGTCGCTGCGTTGCACATCACCGAGGACGACCACGACTTCGTCGACGTCACGGTTGGGACGTCGTCTGGGCCGCGCGCTATCGCCACGACCGCGCACCACCGCTTCTGGGATGAGACGACCCGCACATGGACTGACGCCGCGGATCTTAGGGTTGGAGACCATCTTTCAACGCCCGGCGGAGGTCAAATCGCGGTTCAATCTCTGCGCCGCTATGCTGCAGTCAATCGAACCTACAACCTCACCATCGAAGATCTTCACACTTACTATGTGATCGTTGGCGAAACGGCGGTCCTTGTCCACAATGCCGGTCTGTGCGATTGGCGCTCTGAGTTCGACAACCTTGCTGCCGGCAAGCAAGGCCATGTGCGGACGGTGGGTGACGCTCAGGAACTACGCGGTATGTTCGACGGCTGGACTGCCGGTGCCCAGCGTCTTCCTTCCCGTGGTGCCAAGATTCCTGATGTCTACCGGCTCGACGATGGCACGGTCATGCAGTGGCGAACCGCTTCTCAGTCCGGCGATGAGACAGTTGATATCTTTCCACCCGGCTCTAAAGGTCTGAAGGTGCATATCGGCGATGAATAG
- a CDS encoding MFS transporter, with the protein MNATSRDRAWALALTSIGSFMVILDMLVVATALSAIQRDFGASLADLEWTVTAYSLSFAALLMTASVLGDRFGRRRLFAIGLGVFGLASAACAEAPSIGWLIAERVVQGAGAAVIMPMALSLLNAAFPPQRRGWAIGVYGGVTGLGAMLGPIIGGAVTEGLSWQWIFWLNVPIAAAAIPLVLTRLAESRGPVRRPDLPGLVLLSAAVLALVCGLIRSGDAGWGSGEVVGALVAGLLLAAVFAGWQRRAPAPMIPLRLFRFRAFSAGNTAIFFLNASMSGAVFLTAQFQQIALGHRPLDAALRLLPWGVAPFLVAPLAGALANRVGARRLAVAGLLLQAVGMGWTGWVSDPGVAYAALVVPMSLAGVGFAAAIPVLTRSAVSEVDLPDMGTASGVYSTFRQLGGAFGVAVLGAVFAAAGGYGSAAAFSDGYTPALLGAGAAALVGAVVSVFLPSAARSPAGPTPSDPPRTEPDLHGAR; encoded by the coding sequence GTGAACGCCACCTCGCGCGATCGCGCCTGGGCGCTGGCGCTGACGAGCATCGGCTCGTTCATGGTCATCCTGGACATGCTGGTGGTCGCCACCGCGCTGAGCGCCATCCAGCGTGACTTCGGTGCGTCGCTGGCGGATCTCGAATGGACGGTCACCGCGTACTCGCTCAGCTTCGCCGCGCTGCTGATGACCGCGTCGGTGCTGGGCGACCGGTTCGGGCGCCGCCGGCTGTTCGCGATCGGGCTGGGCGTGTTCGGGCTCGCGTCGGCGGCCTGCGCGGAAGCGCCGTCGATCGGCTGGCTGATCGCCGAACGGGTAGTGCAAGGGGCCGGCGCCGCGGTGATCATGCCGATGGCGCTGTCACTGCTGAACGCGGCGTTCCCGCCGCAGCGGCGCGGCTGGGCGATCGGGGTGTACGGCGGGGTCACCGGGCTCGGCGCGATGCTCGGCCCGATCATCGGCGGCGCGGTCACCGAGGGGCTGAGCTGGCAGTGGATCTTCTGGCTGAACGTGCCGATCGCCGCGGCGGCGATCCCGCTGGTGCTGACCCGGCTCGCCGAAAGTCGCGGCCCCGTCAGGCGCCCCGACCTGCCGGGGCTGGTCCTGCTCAGCGCTGCGGTGCTGGCTTTGGTGTGCGGCCTGATCCGCAGCGGCGACGCCGGTTGGGGCAGCGGCGAGGTGGTCGGCGCGCTGGTCGCGGGCCTGCTGCTCGCGGCGGTGTTCGCCGGCTGGCAACGACGTGCTCCGGCGCCGATGATCCCGCTGCGGCTGTTCCGGTTCCGGGCGTTCTCCGCCGGCAACACCGCGATCTTCTTCCTCAACGCGTCGATGAGCGGCGCGGTGTTCCTGACCGCGCAGTTCCAGCAGATCGCCCTGGGGCACCGTCCGCTGGACGCGGCTCTGCGGCTGCTGCCGTGGGGAGTGGCGCCGTTCCTCGTCGCGCCTCTGGCCGGTGCCCTGGCCAACCGGGTCGGGGCGCGAAGGCTGGCGGTGGCGGGGCTGCTGCTGCAGGCCGTCGGCATGGGCTGGACCGGCTGGGTTTCGGATCCCGGCGTCGCGTATGCGGCGCTGGTGGTGCCGATGAGCCTGGCCGGAGTCGGCTTCGCCGCGGCCATCCCGGTGCTCACCCGCTCGGCGGTCAGCGAGGTCGATCTGCCCGACATGGGCACGGCCTCCGGCGTGTACAGCACGTTCCGGCAACTCGGCGGCGCGTTCGGGGTCGCCGTGCTCGGCGCGGTCTTCGCCGCGGCCGGAGGCTACGGGTCGGCCGCCGCGTTCAGCGACGGCTACACGCCGGCGTTGCTGGGCGCCGGCGCGGCCGCACTCGTGGGGGCGGTCGTCTCCGTCTTCCTGCCGAGTGCCGCCCGCAGCCCCGCAGGTCCGACACCGAGCGACCCGCCGCGAACCGAGCCGGACCTGCACGGCGCTCGCTGA
- a CDS encoding IS701 family transposase — MARWQAGFDDVFALVAGRFAQADSRRRARMYVLGLLSKAERKNSWTIAEQAGDLCPDGMQRLLNFYRWDADAVRDDLRGHVLTHLGDRSGVAVADETGFLKKGTKSAGVQRQYSGTAGRIENCQLGVFLTYVSVKGRALIDRELYLPKSWTEDPERCREAGIADTVTFATKPQLAQRMLERLLDTGSDLEWFTADEAYGDNPGLRSWCEQAGLNYVMAISCDHRFGTPAGTLRADELAAAAPRKGWQRLSAGIGSKGHRLYDWLLLDPATTGGHQLLVRRSISKPTELAYYICHSTYPVPVAELVRVAGSRWAVEETFQFAKNETGLDHYQVRKYQAWYRHITLSMLAAAFLATTAHDERSRIEKGAPPTLQNS, encoded by the coding sequence CTGGCTCGGTGGCAGGCCGGGTTCGATGACGTGTTCGCGCTGGTCGCGGGGCGTTTCGCGCAGGCGGACTCACGGCGGCGGGCCCGGATGTATGTGCTGGGGCTGCTGTCGAAGGCGGAGCGGAAGAACTCGTGGACGATCGCTGAGCAGGCCGGCGACCTGTGCCCCGACGGTATGCAACGGTTGCTGAACTTCTACCGCTGGGACGCCGACGCGGTCCGCGACGATCTGCGCGGCCATGTGCTGACCCACCTCGGCGACCGCAGTGGGGTCGCAGTGGCCGACGAGACCGGATTCCTGAAGAAGGGCACCAAATCCGCCGGAGTGCAGCGGCAGTATTCCGGCACCGCCGGACGGATCGAGAACTGCCAGCTCGGCGTGTTCCTGACCTACGTCTCGGTCAAGGGACGCGCGTTGATCGACCGAGAACTCTACCTGCCCAAGTCGTGGACCGAGGATCCCGAGCGCTGCCGTGAGGCCGGGATCGCCGACACCGTGACGTTCGCGACCAAACCCCAGCTCGCCCAGCGGATGCTGGAACGGCTGCTCGACACCGGCTCCGACCTCGAGTGGTTCACCGCCGACGAGGCCTACGGCGACAACCCCGGACTGCGCAGCTGGTGCGAACAGGCCGGACTGAACTACGTCATGGCCATCTCGTGTGATCACCGCTTCGGCACCCCGGCCGGGACGTTGCGGGCTGACGAGCTCGCCGCTGCGGCACCGCGCAAGGGCTGGCAACGCCTCTCCGCCGGGATCGGCAGCAAAGGACACCGGCTCTACGACTGGCTGCTGCTCGACCCCGCCACCACCGGCGGGCATCAGCTGCTGGTTCGCCGCTCGATCAGCAAACCCACCGAGCTGGCCTACTACATCTGCCACTCCACCTACCCCGTCCCCGTTGCCGAGCTCGTCCGGGTCGCCGGATCCCGTTGGGCGGTGGAGGAAACGTTCCAGTTCGCCAAGAACGAGACCGGCTTGGACCACTACCAGGTCCGCAAATACCAGGCGTGGTACCGGCACATCACCCTGTCCATGCTCGCCGCCGCGTTCCTCGCCACCACCGCCCACGATGAACGGTCCCGCATCGAAAAGGGGGCACCTCCGACACTGCAGAACAGTTAA